A region of Selenomonadales bacterium 4137-cl DNA encodes the following proteins:
- a CDS encoding metal-dependent hydrolase — MRSKLLALVLGLALILAAAPAAAAPAGPGGKTAVTFLGHAAFQLTSGGTTILIDPYLTGNPQAAASPDVIKADYILVTHAHQDHLGDTVAIARRTGAKVVATAEIARMLKDQGCDVISVHIGAKKAFDFGYVRVTTAIHGSGVAGGHAAGFIVNLRGVTVYHAGDTALFGDMALLGRLEKIDCALLPIGDNYTMGPDDAVEAVGMLTPKIVVPMHYNTHALIKQDPAAFKKAVETRFKGVKVEIMKPGGVLVL; from the coding sequence ATGCGCAGCAAGCTGCTCGCCCTTGTCCTCGGCCTCGCCCTCATCCTCGCCGCCGCGCCGGCCGCCGCCGCCCCCGCCGGTCCGGGCGGCAAAACCGCCGTCACCTTCCTCGGCCACGCCGCCTTCCAGCTCACCAGCGGCGGCACCACCATCCTCATCGACCCCTACCTCACCGGCAACCCGCAGGCCGCCGCTTCGCCCGACGTCATCAAAGCCGACTACATCCTCGTCACCCACGCCCATCAGGACCACCTCGGCGACACCGTCGCCATCGCCAGGCGCACCGGCGCCAAAGTCGTCGCCACCGCCGAAATTGCCCGCATGCTCAAAGACCAGGGCTGCGACGTCATCTCCGTCCACATCGGCGCCAAGAAAGCCTTTGACTTCGGCTACGTCCGCGTCACCACCGCCATCCACGGCTCAGGCGTCGCCGGCGGCCACGCCGCCGGCTTCATCGTCAACCTCCGCGGCGTCACCGTCTACCACGCCGGCGACACCGCCCTCTTCGGCGACATGGCCCTCCTCGGCCGGCTGGAGAAGATTGACTGCGCCCTCCTGCCCATCGGCGACAACTACACCATGGGCCCCGACGACGCCGTCGAAGCCGTCGGCATGCTCACCCCCAAAATCGTCGTCCCCATGCACTACAACACCCACGCCCTCATCAAACAGGACCCCGCAGCCTTCAAAAAAGCCGTCGAAACCCGCTTCAAAGGCGTCAAAGTAGAAATCATGAAACCCGGCGGCGTTTTAGTATTGTAA